In 'Nostoc azollae' 0708, the following are encoded in one genomic region:
- a CDS encoding prephenate/arogenate dehydrogenase, which yields MKIGILGLGLIGGSLGLDLRSQGHHLLGVSRRESTCQKALDIGSVDQASVDLKFLASADVIFICTPIGLIVPQVEQLMVYLPMKAIITDVGSVKAPIVEAVSPLWQNFIGGHPMAGNTDVGIEAAQRNLFVNRPYVLTPIETTPNRAITILEEIVRSLGSIIYHCQPEKHDRAVSWISHLPVMISASLTATCLSETDPEIFQLAQNLASSGFRDTSRVGAGNPELGVMMAQYNHQALLHSLQQYRQNLDEFIDLIEQEKWQILEDKLKLNQQQRPKFL from the coding sequence ATGAAAATTGGTATTTTAGGACTAGGACTGATAGGCGGTTCGTTAGGCTTGGATTTACGCTCCCAAGGACATCATCTCTTGGGAGTTAGCCGGCGTGAATCAACCTGTCAAAAAGCGCTTGATATCGGCAGTGTCGATCAAGCCTCTGTTGACTTGAAATTCTTAGCATCTGCCGATGTCATTTTTATTTGTACCCCCATAGGACTTATTGTGCCTCAAGTTGAACAGTTAATGGTTTATTTACCGATGAAGGCTATTATCACTGATGTAGGATCAGTAAAAGCACCTATAGTGGAGGCGGTTTCTCCCCTTTGGCAGAATTTCATTGGTGGTCATCCAATGGCGGGAAATACGGATGTAGGTATAGAAGCCGCACAGCGCAATTTGTTTGTAAATCGGCCTTATGTACTTACACCAATAGAGACAACGCCAAATAGAGCCATTACTATTTTGGAGGAAATTGTGCGATCGCTTGGTTCTATTATCTACCATTGCCAGCCAGAAAAGCATGATCGCGCCGTGAGTTGGATTTCCCATTTACCTGTGATGATTAGTGCCTCATTAACAGCAACCTGCTTAAGTGAAACCGATCCAGAAATTTTTCAATTAGCCCAAAACCTTGCTAGTTCAGGATTTCGGGATACCAGCCGTGTTGGAGCTGGGAATCCAGAATTAGGAGTGATGATGGCGCAATACAATCATCAAGCATTGCTACATTCACTGCAGCAATATCGTCAGAACCTAGATGAATTTATCGACTTAATTGAACAAGAAAAGTGGCAAATTTTAGAGGACAAGCTGAAGTTAAATCAACAGCAACGACCTAAGTTTCTTTAA
- a CDS encoding DUF1517 domain-containing protein encodes MSNLFNRMMGKTRYVVCRLFLHLAGTEVAPILGVLNRAAREAINCDGDLEILGEELVEICETLLRYDEYWLSEANEGNIFWNEGEAGDYVNELFTDSAQRYGAELDLSSSSGFDEPLSIPITRNIVIMLTVAYEGEVPDLEADLSNIQALKVGLRALINLHQKHRLRAIQVHFSPAQLGDELTNDQLLQYFPELIPL; translated from the coding sequence ATGAGCAATCTATTTAACCGCATGATGGGTAAAACCCGGTATGTAGTTTGTCGTCTATTTCTGCATTTAGCAGGAACTGAAGTAGCACCAATTTTAGGAGTTTTAAATCGTGCTGCACGGGAAGCAATTAACTGTGATGGGGATTTAGAAATTCTGGGAGAAGAATTGGTAGAAATTTGCGAAACTCTACTCAGATATGATGAATATTGGCTCTCAGAAGCTAACGAAGGAAATATCTTCTGGAACGAAGGAGAAGCAGGGGATTATGTCAATGAATTATTTACTGATTCCGCCCAAAGATATGGTGCTGAACTCGATTTAAGTTCTTCCTCTGGATTCGATGAACCTTTATCTATTCCTATTACCCGCAACATAGTGATAATGCTAACAGTGGCTTACGAAGGAGAAGTTCCAGATTTGGAAGCTGACCTTTCTAACATCCAAGCATTAAAAGTAGGGTTGAGAGCTTTAATCAATTTACACCAAAAACATAGACTCCGAGCCATCCAAGTGCATTTTTCACCGGCGCAGTTAGGTGACGAATTGACTAACGATCAGTTACTGCAGTATTTTCCGGAATTGATCCCCTTGTAA
- the aroF gene encoding 3-deoxy-7-phosphoheptulonate synthase, producing the protein MIVVMKIGSPQAEIDRMSQELISWGLTPEKIIGQHKVVIGLVGETADLDPLQIQELSPWIEQVLRVEVPYKRTSRQFRHGEASEVVVNTPNEDVVFGEHHSLVIVAGPCSVENEEMIVETARRVKAAGAKFLRGGAYKPRTSPYAFQGHGESALELLAKAREVSGLGIITEVMDGGDLEKIAEVADMIQVGARNMQNFSLLKQVGSQSKPVLLKRGMAATIEDWLMAAEYILAAGNPNVILCERGIRTFDRQYTRNTLDLSVVPVLRKLTHLPIMIDPSHGVGWSEFVPSMAMAAIAAGTDSLMIEVHPNPAKALSDGPQSLTPDRFDKLMSELAVIGKVMERWPQAALVAV; encoded by the coding sequence ATGATTGTTGTCATGAAAATCGGTTCTCCACAGGCAGAAATAGACCGTATGAGTCAGGAACTAATTAGCTGGGGTTTAACACCAGAAAAAATCATTGGACAACATAAAGTAGTAATTGGTTTAGTAGGTGAAACTGCTGATTTAGATCCGCTACAAATTCAGGAACTCAGTCCATGGATTGAGCAAGTGTTACGAGTGGAAGTACCATATAAAAGAACTAGTCGTCAGTTTCGCCATGGGGAAGCTTCTGAGGTGGTGGTGAATACTCCCAACGAGGATGTGGTGTTTGGTGAACATCATTCCTTAGTAATCGTTGCTGGCCCCTGTTCGGTGGAAAATGAAGAAATGATTGTGGAGACAGCGCGGCGTGTAAAAGCTGCTGGTGCTAAATTTTTACGAGGTGGTGCGTATAAACCCCGGACTTCCCCTTACGCTTTTCAAGGTCACGGTGAAAGTGCTTTGGAATTGTTAGCTAAGGCGCGGGAAGTGAGTGGACTAGGAATAATTACGGAAGTGATGGATGGGGGTGATTTGGAAAAAATCGCCGAGGTTGCGGACATGATTCAGGTTGGGGCGAGAAATATGCAGAATTTCTCCCTGCTCAAACAGGTCGGGTCGCAATCGAAACCCGTGCTGTTAAAACGCGGAATGGCGGCAACAATTGAAGATTGGTTAATGGCGGCTGAGTATATTTTGGCGGCGGGTAATCCCAATGTGATTTTGTGTGAACGAGGAATTAGAACTTTTGACCGTCAGTATACGCGCAATACTCTGGATTTATCAGTTGTGCCAGTGTTAAGAAAGCTGACCCACCTGCCCATTATGATTGATCCTAGTCATGGTGTGGGTTGGTCTGAGTTTGTACCTTCGATGGCGATGGCAGCGATCGCAGCTGGTACAGATTCTCTCATGATTGAGGTACATCCCAACCCCGCCAAAGCCTTATCTGATGGACCCCAATCTTTAACACCAGACCGATTTGATAAGTTAATGTCAGAATTGGCAGTAATTGGTAAAGTCATGGAACGCTGGCCACAAGCAGCACTTGTAGCAGTCTAA